DNA from Leptotrichia trevisanii DSM 22070:
GTTGGGGATTTTATTATTAAGGATCTAAAAAAGGACAACATAAAATCTGAATTTGTGGAACTTGAAGGAAATACTCGAATTAACGTAAAAGTTAATGGCAATGACAAGGAAACAGAACTTACAGGAGTTTCACCAGAAATTACAGCGGAAAAATTACAGGAACTGACTAACAAAATTTCTGATTTGAAAGATGGAGATATTCTTGTGCTTTCAGGAAGTATCCCAGCTTCAATTAGCAGCAAAATTTACAAAGAGTTATCTGAAAATGTAAAAGCTAATGTGGAAATTGTGCTTGATACAAGAGGAAATTTATTGCAGGACAATATTCACAATAATCTTTTTGTTAAACCTAATATTCACGAACTGAGGGAAATGTTTAATGAAAAATTGGAAACAAAGGCTGAAATTGTGGAAAAATGTAAATTCTTTTTAGACAAAGGTGTAAAAAATGTTATTCTTTCCAGAGGTGGCGAAGGCGCATTGCTTGTAAACAAGGATTTTGTGCTGGAAGCATCGGTTCCAAAAGGACAGCTGATTAACTCAATCGGAGCAGGAGATTCTATGGTTGCAGGATTTATCGCCGGATTTGTAAAAGGTCTTTCTCCAGAAGATTCATTTAAACTGGCAGTCGCTTCAGGAAGTGCAACAGCTTATTCCTATGGACTTGCAGAAAAAGATTTAGTAAATAAATTATACAG
Protein-coding regions in this window:
- the pfkB gene encoding 1-phosphofructokinase; translated protein: MIYTLTLNPALDYDMYLKDDLQAEHLNLAHEVNYRAGGKGINVSKVLKNLDVESTAIGFVAGFVGDFIIKDLKKDNIKSEFVELEGNTRINVKVNGNDKETELTGVSPEITAEKLQELTNKISDLKDGDILVLSGSIPASISSKIYKELSENVKANVEIVLDTRGNLLQDNIHNNLFVKPNIHELREMFNEKLETKAEIVEKCKFFLDKGVKNVILSRGGEGALLVNKDFVLEASVPKGQLINSIGAGDSMVAGFIAGFVKGLSPEDSFKLAVASGSATAYSYGLAEKDLVNKLYSEIEITKETF